In the Peromyscus maniculatus bairdii isolate BWxNUB_F1_BW_parent chromosome 20, HU_Pman_BW_mat_3.1, whole genome shotgun sequence genome, one interval contains:
- the Atp5mc2 gene encoding ATP synthase F(0) complex subunit C2, mitochondrial isoform X2, with amino-acid sequence MYACSKFISTRSLIRSTSQLLSRPLSAVQLNRPQTWTDEGPSSLAVPRPLTSVIPSRSFQTSVISRDIDTAAKFIGAGAATVGVAGSGAGIGTVFGSLIIGYARNPSLKQQLFSYAILGFALSEAMGLFCLMVAFLILFAM; translated from the exons ATCAGGAGCACCTCTCAGCTGCTGAGTCGCCCGCTGTCTGCAGTGCAGTTGAACCGACCACAGACGTGGACAGATGAG GGCCCCAGCAGCTTGGCGGTCCCTCGCCCTCTGACCTCAGTCATCCCTAGCCGCAGCTTCCAAACCAGCGTCATTTCCCGGGACATCGACACAGCCGCCAAGTTCATTGGGGCTGGGGCCGCCACAGTTGGGGTGGCTGGGTCAGGGGCTGGCATTGGGACTGTTTTTGGGAGCCTCATCATTGGGTATGCCAG GAACCCTTCTCTGAAGCAACAGCTCTTCTCCTACGCGATTCTGGGCTTTGCCCTCTCAGAGGCCATGGGGCTCTTCTGCCTAATGGTGGCCTTTCTCATCCTCTTCGCCATGTGA